A DNA window from Naumovozyma dairenensis CBS 421 chromosome 7, complete genome contains the following coding sequences:
- the NDAI0G05600 gene encoding S-formylglutathione hydrolase (similar to Saccharomyces cerevisiae YJL068C; ancestral locus Anc_1.308), whose amino-acid sequence MAFTIKQEIANFGGKLLKLSHESISTKTTMDVNVYLPKQFFQSTSKKIPTLYYLSGLTCTPQNASEKAFWQPQADKYGFVMVFPDTSPRGEQVPTDPENSWDFGHGAGFYVNAQKDPYAKNYQMFKYVHEELPNALSSFHYFQNKIDFVKLKSITGHSMGGFGAVSGFLKLYKDFASCSAFAPILAPSLVPWGQKAFKGYLGDEEKKLWGEYDPSVLVKSVENVDDKKILVHIGSNDPFLEKQLKPELFLAACKGTSWEKSIELHIVDGFDHSYYFISTFVPEHAEFHAKALGLV is encoded by the coding sequence ATGGCCTTCACAATCAAACAAGAAATAGCAAATTTCGGCGGTAAATTACTGAAATTGTCTCATGAGTCGATTTCCACCAAAACAACAATGGACGTCAACGTCTATTTACCCAAACAGTTCTTTCAATCCACGTCCAAAAAGATTCCAACACTTTACTACCTATCAGGGTTGACGTGTACCCCACAAAACGCATCAGAAAAGGCCTTTTGGCAACCACAAGCAGACAAGTATGGATTCGTGATGGTTTTTCCTGACACATCACCTCGTGGTGAACAAGTCCCCACTGACCCTGAAAATAGTTGGGATTTTGGTCATGGTGCAGGATTCTACGTCAATGCTCAAAAGGATCCGTACGCTAAGAATTACCAAATGTTTAAATACGTCCATGAGGAATTGCCTAATGCGTTGTCCTCTTTCCattatttccaaaataagATTGATTTCGTTAAATTGAAATCCATTACCGGACATTCTATGGGTGGATTTGGTGCTGTGAGTGGATTTTTGAAGTTATATAAGGATTTTGCTTCTTGTTCTGCCTTTGCACCTATTTTGGCACCAAGTTTGGTTCCTTGGGGTCAAAAGGCATTCAAAGGTTATTTAGGTGACGAGGAGAAGAAGTTGTGGGGAGAATATGATCCCTCTGTATTGGTTAAATCGGTGGAAAATGTTGATGACAAGAAGATTTTAGTACATATTGGCTCGAATGATCCATTTTTGGAGAAGCAATTGAAACCGGAGTTGTTTTTGGCTGCTTGTAAGGGGACAAGTTGGGAAAAATCTATTGAGTTGCACATAGTTGATGGATTTGatcattcttattatttcatttctaCTTTTGTTCCTGAACATGCTGAATTCCATGCCAAGGCATTGGGGTTGGTATAA
- the NDAI0G05610 gene encoding CAP domain-containing protein (similar to Saccharomyces cerevisiae PRY3 (YJL078C); ancestral locus Anc_1.292), with the protein MQFSKLSLVALASTAIAAPAAQPEVTVTAHDHNAAVVTVQGIVFVEGKNTHTTYITLNGLVNYDGNVPVPTSTQAPMPKASLYSQLKVFASKVSQAKASKSKALVDAAAKATKTAVSNEEYFAQHLPSTTVTSTAPIATLHGATTTTTSTTPITTSTQQQPTTTTVEPTTSATASDDNLSDFASSVLSAHNAKRALHKDTPALKWSDNLASYAQAYADAYDCSGNLQHSGGPYGENLALGYSATGAVDAWYGEISDYDWSNPGAGSAGHFTQVVWKSSTEVGCGIKTCGGVWGDYVICSYDPAGNYANQYENNVEPLA; encoded by the coding sequence atgcagttttccaaattatctCTTGTTGCATTAGCTTCTACTGCCATTGCTGCACCAGCTGCACAACCTGAAGTTACTGTTACTGCACATGATCATAATGCTGCTGTGGTCACTGTCCAAGGTATTGTCTTTGTTGAAGGTAAAAATACCCATACTACTTACATTACATTGAATGGGTTAGTAAATTACGATGGTAATGTCCCAGTTCCAACTTCTACTCAAGCTCCAATGCCAAAGGCTTCTCTATATAGCCAACTAAAGGTATTTGCTTCTAAAGTCTCACAAGCCAAAGCCAGTAAGTCCAAAGCTTTAGTTGACGCTGCAGCTAAGGCTACAAAAACAGCAGTTAGTAACGAAGAGTACTTCGCACAACACCTCCCATCAACTACTGTCACATCAACTGCTCCGATTGCTACTCTTCATGGGGCCACTACTACCACTACATCTACTACTCCAATCACTACATCTactcaacaacaaccaacAACTACTACAGTGGAACCAACCACCTCCGCTACAGCTTCTGACGACAATCTATCCGATTTTGCCTCCAGTGTATTAAGTGCACATAACGCAAAGAGAGCTCTACATAAAGATACCCCAGCATTGAAATGGTCCGACAACTTAGCTTCATATGCTCAAGCTTATGCTGATGCGTACGATTGTTCTGGTAACTTACAACATTCCGGTGGGCCATACGGTGAAAATTTAGCCTTAGGGTACTCTGCCACTGGTGCTGTTGACGCTTGGTACGGTGAAATTTCAGATTATGATTGGAGTAACCCAGGTGCTGGTTCTGCTGGCCATTTCACTCAAGTTGTTTGGAAATCTTCAACTGAAGTTGGTTGTGGTATTAAGACTTGTGGTGGTGTTTGGGGTGATTATGTTATCTGTTCCTATGATCCTGCTGGTAATTATGCTAATCAATATGAAAACAATGTTGAACCATTAGCATAA
- the ARP4 gene encoding Arp4p (similar to Saccharomyces cerevisiae ARP4 (YJL081C); ancestral locus Anc_1.287), translating to MSGLQVYGGDEITSIVIDPGSYTTNIGYSGSDCPESIIPSSYGQYKDTAKEENQKKTKVFSEQSIGLARPDYEIKRIVENGEIADWDTAQEQWDWVLKNELFLKSNSGIPVLLTEPIWNSVENRKKSLEVLLEGMDFEACYLSPVSTCVSFAAGRPNCLVVDIGHDTTSVSPVIDGMTLSKSSTRNFIAGRYINHLIETYLKPREIIPLFAIESRRPEFKRRTFNYQVDDSLFTYGNERGFYQECKETLCQIIPNSTLEKSQDELSTMTKRSIEAPWAEEIVFDNEARYGFAEQLFSPHREDIPEDWPVTKDGVVETWHNDYIPLKRNKPSGGTNTATKESTPQAQPSPLKTEDTPNKTTTETAASGESTNTSETVNENGKRPIEDTTTSTAKNEDSEVSSNGNGVDIIGIADLVQRSILDSDVDLRASLAHNVVITGGTSCIPRLNDRLMYELSKRLPALKFRILTTGHLREKQYQAWLGGSILTSLGTFHQLWVGKEEYKEVGADRLLVDRFR from the coding sequence ATGTCAGGTTTACAAGTATACGGAGGAGATGAGATCACATCCATAGTAATTGATCCTGGTTCTTATACTACGAATATTGGGTACTCAGGTTCCGATTGTCCCGAATCTATTATTCCATCTTCGTATGGTCAGTACAAAGATACTGCTAAAGAggaaaaccaaaaaaagaCGAAGGTCTTTTCTGAACAATCCATTGGACTTGCTAGACCAGATTATGAAATCAAACGAATCGTTGAGAATGGAGAGATTGCAGATTGGGATACAGCCCAAGAACAATGGGATTGGGTATTAAAGAATGAATTATTCTTAAAAAGTAACTCAGGGATTCCGGTTTTACTGACGGAACCCATTTGGAATAGTGTTGAAAATAGAAAGAAATCATTAGAAGTATTATTAGAAGGAATGGATTTTGAGGCTTGTTATTTATCTCCTGTGAGTACTTGCGTTTCATTTGCTGCAGGTAGACCCAATTGTCTCGTTGTCGATATTGGTCACGATACTACAAGTGTTTCACCCGTTATCGATGGGATGACATTATCAAAGAGCTCTACTAGAAATTTTATTGCGGGAAGATATATtaatcatttaattgagACGTATTTAAAACCGAGAGAAATCATACCACTTTTTGCCATTGAAAGTAGACGACCAGAATTTAAGAGAAGAACGTTTAACTATCAAGTAGACGATTCTTTATTTACTTATGGTAATGAAAGAGGGTTCTATCAAGAATGTAAAGAGACTTTATGTCaaattattccaaataGTACTCTGGAGAAGAGTCAAGATGAGCTATCGACAATGACGAAAAGGTCTATCGAAGCTCCATGGGCGGAAGAAATTgtatttgataatgaagCTAGATATGGGTTTGCAGAACAGTTATTTTCCCCTCATAGAGAAGATATTCCTGAAGATTGGCCAGTGACAAAAGATGGTGTAGTGGAGACGTGGCATAATGATTATATTCCATTGAAGAGGAATAAACCAAGTGGGGGTACTAACACGGCAACAAAGGAATCTACACCTCAGGCACAACCTTCACCATTGAAGACAGAAGATACGCCGAATAAAACAACGACTGAAACAGCGGCTTCAGGGGAATCTACAAATACTTCAGAAACTGTTAACGAAAACGGTAAGAGGCCTATTGAAGATACAACGACTTCTACTGCCAAAAATGAAGATTCCGAAGTATCTAGCAATGGCAATGGAGTTGATATAATTGGCATAGCTGATCTTGTTCAAAGATCTATATTGGATAGTGATGTTGATTTGCGTGCGTCCTTAGCTCATAATGTTGTTATAACTGGTGGTACCTCTTGTATTCCAAGATTAAATGATAGACTAATGTATGAATTGAGCAAGAGATTACCTGCATTGAAATTCCGTATTTTGACAACGGGACATCTAAGGGAGAAACAATATCAAGCATGGTTAGGTGGTAGTATATTGACGAGTCTTGGGACATTCCATCAATTATGGGTAGGTAAAGAAGAATACAAAGAAGTGGGAGCTGATAGATTACTAGTTGATAGATTTAGGTAG
- the SCP160 gene encoding Scp160p (similar to Saccharomyces cerevisiae SCP160 (YJL080C); ancestral locus Anc_1.290), whose translation MSTTFEEQNEQIPVPVETVPASASEEINQSAADDVNVTIENSEDASVATQGTDATAATSTTEPAIVQPKVVLPSLKDLPSLSSNSAFANSKVSWGPNMKPQPVPVSNFSTPSLSSSSLSPSPVSAAKRMRSRNIQETFTLDLRSQLSITKPELSRIVQNVKQTYNVSVESTLSKNSRTFLISGIAENVQSAKRDLVKKLTRPIDDSMTVPARCRAAIIGAGGKTIREISDQFEVRINLARENNPDSYDEDLNDFTVDVHLHGDFESVNLAKRKIEEIVKEETKTLNIRVPVEDAKIAQFVNLSSLSIPDDVKCVFYQDSAEVAISGPREDVKSTKVQVQDFLNQLSSTLTEEKVKIPTKFQFLIDAKQLKEEFNVIVTFPTDPTDELVSFVGQADKVKEAIEFARSNSKKFVVDSLDISKSHSKNLVHAKNLALYFIKYNVLKPIEDAYPDVKIVLPAVSTLKDTPNVTIQLSSKSDSSNEIKSARKELISFVNSITPLETLTISDLDYELFHKSIHHILLATEDEVPYVQVGDYFHNNDDSIVLFSKASDEDFKPSAEETMERLEKINLNLDPLRTKQKNMSTKTFELPAEIQDDLLAGQDNVTLKLILDEVSHEEGNIQIRLHTPDANHISIRGDEKAVKIVHKALNSIVENPSKKSKLTVEIPNNTVARLVGTKGANLNQIREKFNCQIDVPNHDAKDNDKTVEVTLTGLEYNLTQAKKYIVAESKKWADIITKELIVPQKLHRNLIGANGVYRNRLQDKYNVFINFPRTSDIVTIRGPSRGVKQAYEELSALLEFERENGYKMVINVPAEHVPRVIGKNGSTINDIRADFGVEMDFLQKNTDLKVKETGEVELEITGTRSAIKEAAKKVESIVSEASDFITESLEVDRKYHRTIVGAGGNTLRTIINKAGGEDIRNKSIDIPNANAESNVITIQGPKSFVESVKRQINKIVEDGENSITKELEIPNERQGALVGPGGMVRRQLETEFNIIMNVPNKNETGPVTLTGLPDNIAKAEKKIMTEIIRDNFDREIQVPAALQEFVSERGAFTQKLRLEEFVHVRHGNATRRANRLNRHNLVIPVEKVRPTEEEKKQQFKVTIEEVGEPRIDGEEGEIPWRLTYEPIDFSEILTEDNELKADTPVKIDEAKKAETLDRVVKQIEDRIAKAATSTFVGYVWCADPRKFNKLVGPGGSNIKKIRDEADVVIDVPKRSDKVKDIVYVRGSKEGVEKAQELIIENMKN comes from the coding sequence atgTCCACTACTTTTGAAGAACAAAACGAACAAATTCCTGTTCCTGTTGAAACTGTCCCTGCCTCTGCCTCTGaagaaatcaatcaatcTGCCGCTGATGATGTCAATGttacaattgaaaactCTGAAGACGCTTCAGTTGCTACACAAGGAACTGATGCCACTGCTGCCACCTCAACTACTGAACCAGCTATTGTTCAACCAAAAGTGGTATTACCATCTTTAAAGGATTTACCATCTTTAAGTTCCAACTCTGCTTTCGCTAACTCTAAGGTCTCCTGGGGTCCAAACATGAAACCACAACCTGTTCCTGTTTCAAACTTCTCGACTCcatctttatcttcttcatccttGTCACCATCCCCAGTTTCTGCTGCTAAACGTATGCGTTCCAGAAACATTCAAGAAACTTTCACTTTGGACCTACGTTCTCAATTATCTATCACCAAACCTGAATTGTCTCGTATCGTTCAAAACGTCAAACAGACCTACAACGTCTCTGTCGAATCCACTTTATCCAAGAATTCTCGTACATTCTTAATCTCCGGTATCGCTGAAAATGTTCAATCTGCCAAGAGAGACTTAGTCAAGAAATTAACTAGACCAATCGACGATTCTATGACTGTTCCAGCAAGATGTAGAGCTGCCATCATTGGTGCCGGTGGTAAAACCATCCGTGAAATCTCTGATCAATTCGAAGTCAGAATCAACTTGGCAAGAGAAAATAACCCAGATTCATACGATGAAGACTTGAATGATTTCACCGTGGATGTCCACTTACATGGTGATTTTGAATCTGTTAATTTGGCTAAACGTAagattgaagaaattgtgaaagaagaaacaaagaCTCTAAACATTAGAGTTCCTGTGGAAGACGCCAAGATTGCTCAATTCGTTAACTTATCCTCTTTGTCTATCCCTGATGATGTTAAATGTGTATTTTACCAAGATTCTGCCGAAGTCGCCATTTCAGGTCCTCGTGAAGATGTTAAATCCACAAAGGTTCAAGTACAAGATTTCTTGAACCAGTTATCATCCACGTTGACTGAGGAAAAAGTTAAGATTCCAACTAAGTTCCAATTCTTAATTGACGCTAAACAATTGAAGGAAGAATTCAATGTTATCGTTACTTTCCCTACTGATCCAACCGATGAATTAGTTTCATTTGTTGGTCAAGCTGATAAAGTGAAAGAAGCAATAGAATTTGCTAGATCAAATTCTAAGAAATTCGTCGTCGACTCCTTggatatttcaaaatctcACAGTAAGAATCTAGTCCACGCTAAGAACTTGGCTTTgtatttcatcaaatataaCGTTTTGAAACCAATTGAAGATGCTTACCCAGATGTTAAAATTGTCTTACCAGCTGTTTCCACTTTGAAAGATACTCCAAACGTTACCATTCAATTAAGTTCGAAATCTGATTCCtctaatgaaattaaatctGCTCGTAAGGAATTGATTAGTTTCGTCAACAGTATCACTCCATTAGAAACTTTAACGATTTCTGATTTAGATTATGAATTATTCCATAAATCCATACATCACATCTTACTAGCTACAGAAGATGAAGTTCCATACGTTCAAGTGGGTGACTATTTCCATAACAATGATGATTCCATTGTTTTATTCTCCAAGGCATCCGATGAAGATTTCAAACCATCTGCAGAAGAAACAATGGAACGattagaaaaaattaatctCAATTTGGATCCATTACGTACCaagcaaaaaaatatgtcCACAAAGACATTCGAACTACCTGCTGAAATTCAAGACGACTTGCTAGCTGGTCAAGATAACGTCacattgaaattaatcCTTGATGAAGTATCTCATGAAGAAGGTAACATTCAAATCAGGTTACATACTCCAGATGCCAACCACATTTCCATCAGAGGTGACGAAAAAGCGGTCAAGATTGTCCACAAAGCATTGAACTCCATCGTGGAAAATCCATCTAAGAAATCTAAGTTGACCGTGGAAATTCCAAACAACACAGTCGCAAGATTAGTCGGTACCAAAGGTGCCAATTTGAATCAAATCcgtgaaaaattcaattgtCAAATTGATGTCCCTAACCATGACGCTAAGGACAATGACAAGACCGTCGAAGTTACTTTAACTGGGTTAGAGTATAATTTAACTCAAgctaaaaaatatatagttGCTGAATCTAAGAAATGGGCTGATATCATCACTAAGGAATTGATTGTCCCACAAAAATTACATCGTAATTTGATTGGTGCTAACGGAGTTTACCGTAATCGTTTGCAAGATAAATACaatgttttcattaatttccCAAGAACTAGCGACATTGTTACTATTAGGGGTCCATCTCGTGGTGTTAAGCAAGCTTATGAAGAATTGAGTGCCCTTTTGgaatttgaaagagaaaacGGATACAAAATGGTTATTAATGTTCCAGCTGAACATGTTCCAAGAGTTATTGGTAAGAATGGTTCAAcaattaatgatatcaGAGCTGATTTCGGCGTTGAGATGGATTTCTTACAAAAGAATACTGATCTTAAAGTTAAAGAAACTGGTGAAGTGGAATTGGAAATTACTGGTACTAGATCGGCCATTAAGGAAGCTGCTAAGAAAGTGGAATCTATTGTCTCTGAAGCAAGTGATTTCATTACTGAGTCCTTAGAGGTTGATCGTAAATATCATAGAACTATTGTCGGGGCTGGTGGTAATACTTTAAGaactattattaataaagcTGGTGGTGAAGATATTAGAAATAAATCTATCGATATTCCAAATGCTAATGCAGAAAGTAACGTCATTACCATTCAAGGTCCAAAATCATTCGTCGAGAGTGTTAAGAGACAAATTAATAAGATTGTTGAAGATGGTGAAAATAGTATTACTAAGGAATTAGAAATTCCAAATGAAAGACAAGGTGCTTTAGTTGGTCCAGGTGGTATGGTTCGTCGTCAATTAGAAACtgaattcaatattatcatgaATGTTCCAAATAAGAATGAAACTGGTCCTGTTACTTTGACTGGGTTACCAGATAATATTGCTAAGgctgaaaagaaaataatgactGAAATTATTAGAGATAATTTTGACCGTGAAATTCAAGTTCCTGCTGCTTTACAAGAATTTGTTTCTGAACGTGGTGCATTCACTCAAAAATTAAGACTCGAGGAATTCGTTCATGTTAGACACGGTAATGCTACTAGAAGAGCCAACCGTTTGAATCGTCACAATTTGGTTATTCCAGTGGAAAAGGTCCGTCcaactgaagaagaaaagaagcAACAATTCAAAGTAACCATTGAAGAAGTTGGTGAACCACGTATTGATGGTGAAGAAGGTGAAATTCCATGGAGATTAACTTATGAACCAATTGATTTCAGTGAAATTTTAACCGAGGATAATGAGTTGAAGGCAGATACACCAGTCAAGATAGATGAAGCTAAGAAAGCGGAAACTTTGGATAGGGTTGTCAAGCAAATTGAAGATAGAATTGCTAAAGCAGCCACATCTACTTTTGTTGGTTACGTTTGGTGTGCTGATCCaagaaaattcaataaattagTTGGACCAGGTGGATCTAACATCAAGAAGATTAGAGATGAAGCAGATGTTGTTATTGATGTTCCAAAGAGATCTGATAAGGTTAAGGATATTGTTTATGTTAGAGGTTCTAAGGAAGGTGTTGAAAAGGCTCAAGAATTgattattgaaaacatGAAGAACTAG